A region of the Oscillospiraceae bacterium genome:
TGGGGTCAGATGCAAAAAGAGGTTAGTATGACCTATGTGGTCGAAAATCCGCTGGCCGAGCCGATGATCAGCCGGTTATATATCGGCGGATTCTACGAATTGCAGCAATATGTCATGGAGATTTTGGACGGCATTCTCGATTTCAAGATCGGTGACGGCAAGTGCTGGGAATACACCTACCACGACCGCTATTACCGCCAGCTGCCGTTTATTATCGGCGAATTAAAACGCAATCCCGACAGCCGCCGCGCCGTCATGAACATCCGCGATTTCGAGATCGACAGCAACAACAACGACCCTGCCTGTTTGCAGAGCATTCAATATCTGATCCGCGACGGTAAACTGCATTGCAAAATCATGATGCGTTCCAACGACGCCGCGCAGGCCAACTTTATGAATGCGTTTGCCTTTATCCAGCTGCAAAAGAAGGTCGCTGACGAGCTGAGCATTCCGATCGGGAGCTACACCCACCGCGCCAACAGCTTCCACTGTTATGAGCGCAATTTTAAACTGCTGGAGCAGTATGTGGACGGCATCAAAAACAAGCCGCTCGATGAAATTACTTACGAATACGAGGGTTTTTATAAAGACATGATGGCCGAGAGCATTCCCGCCATCAACGCCGCGGTCGGTAAACTGCGCGCCGAGATGGACGCCAGAGAAAAGAAATAAAAGAACAATAGAAATATCTCTGTCATTCTGAGCGCAGCGAAGAATCTCGGACTGATAACGGCCTCCGTATAAGGGATGCCGGTAACCATATGGTTGCGAGATCCTTCGACTGCATGCCGAAAGCGGCATTTCGCTCAGGATGACAAAAAGGCGGGAGCAATCCCGCCTTTTTAAATTTCAGGGTGTCGATATTATAAAAGCTTTCGGGTGTTGTAGCGGGCACCGAGATACGACCAGTTCTGCGGGAAGGGGCGGTTGATGGTCCAATAGCTGATGCCGCCGAGGTTATATTGATTGACCAAAAGCAGTTTGGNNNNNNNNNNNNNNNNNNNNNNNNNNNNNNNNNNNNNNNNNNNNNNNNNNNNNNNNNNNNNNNNNNNNNNNNNNNNNNNNNNNNNNNNNNNNNNNNNNNNATGGTCCAATAGCTGATGCCGCCGAGGTTATATTGATTGACCAAAAGCAGTTTGGCCCGGATGCTGCGTGCGTCTTCAAACCACACGGCATGGCGCTTTCCCCCGCTGTAATAATAGTAATAAGGCGACTGAGCCGTGATGTCAAATTCGATATTGGCTCCCACACGGGCCGCCTGCTCCACCGCCTCAACATTGGAAAGGGTGCGTGCTGCTGAACCCTGTACAAAAGGCAGTGTCCAGTCGTAGCCGTAATTGGGGATTCCCATCAATATTTTCTGACTCGGAATCGCTGTGACGGCGTATTGGATGACCCTGCGTACTTGATCCAACGGGGCGACGGCGCGCGCGGGACCGTAGGTATATCCCCATTCGTACGTCATGATGATGACATGGTCGGCCACTTCTCCGTGGACGGGGTAGTCGTGTGCCTCATACAGCAACCCGGGCTGGGAAGCGCTGACTTTCGGGGCGACGGCGGTGGTCAGGGTATAGCCCATCGGTTTGAGCAGAGCGGCTGTTTTGCGCAGAAAAGCGTTGTAAGCCTCCCGGTCGCTGGGGTAGATGAATTCGAAATCGATATCCAGACCATAGTAATTCTTGCTCTGCAGCGTTTGAACGACATTGTTCAGCAGGGTGTCCTGCACCGCTTGATTGTTCAGGATGGTACTGCCGAGTTCGCTGCTGAAACCGCCGCCTTCTTCGATATTGGTGATGACCATCATCGGGGCGACTCCTCCGGCTCGGGCGGCTTGAATTAGTGGGGTATCGTTGATAGTTGACAGGCTGCCGTCGGGTTTGACCTCATAATTGAATATCGAGAGATATGTAAGATCGGGCAGAACGCTTTGCAGTAATTCCATATTGATGTTCGGGAAAGCGTATCCGTTGACATCGATAGTGCCCAGTTTGGGCTGCGGGGGGATGTTGATCACCTGACCGATGTTGATCCGCGCGGGATTGGTGATTTGGGGATTTGCCTGCTGCAGTGCCGTCAGCGTAATGCCGAACATGCGCGAGATGGAATAGAGGGAATCGCCGGATTTGACGGTATAGGTACTCGGAAGCGGAATCACCAAGGCCTGCCCGATGACCAGTCGATCGGGATTGGTTAGGCCGTTGGCCTGTATAATTGCCGCAGAGGACACGCCGTAAATTTGTGAAATGGAATAGATGCTGTCTCCCGGCTTAACCACATAAATGACCATATTCATTCTCCTTTGACTGTTTTACTTTACAGTATATGTGCACAACCAAAGGTGAGTGAGTAAGGAGAAAAAATAGGGGCGGCCCCATGTGGCCGCCCGTATGCGAATGTTTGTAGGGGCGAACTGCGTTCGCCCGTACATGATATCAATTTAATAGACTAAGCCCCGGAAGTTTTTAACGCGGTGGAAGGTGATGACGTTGCCGTTGTGAGCGGTGGCGGCCTCTTCGTCGCCTGAGCGGCTTAATATGCAGAGATCCTCGCCGTCGATGGCCATCGAGGCGTAGTGCCGCGCCTGCCGCTGGGTCTTGCCCGCGGCGACCAATCCCGCGAAGCACCAATCGATGCAGTTTTTTGAAAAATGCAGCGTCAGCCGTTGGCGTTCGTTGTCGGGCAGGCCGTACCGGTCGTCCTCCATGTCTTCGAGCTTGACCATGCTGTCGGTCGACTGCGTGCTCAGCAGCCAATAGAGTTCGGTGACATCATCGTATAAAATATGAAATTTCATCTGGCCGCCGGGGCAGGGTACGAACACCATCGTCTTGCCGGAGGGGGCAGTTTCGAGCATCGAGGTCATGGTGCCGTCGGGGTTTTCGACGACTTTCAACATCGCAGCGATGTTGGTGCGCTCGGTATTGGCCCGCGCCCAGATATGAAAAGTATGGCCGGTCGGGTCGTATAGGGGATGGCGGGGATCGGTGAACTGCACAACGTTGGATTCCAGCCAACCGAGCGGCGCGGTATAGCGGTGCGGCGCGAGTTCGGTACTTTCCTCTTTTTCGGTCAGCAAAAACGGAATACCGAAATATTCGATTTTGTCCGAATCAACGAAGTCCTTGAAGACGATCTCCGAGGCGAACGTCCAATTTTCTTTTTTCGTCAGGTCGGTGCCGAGCTTGCCGCGCATCAGAAAGGGCGAGAGGGTCGAGACCCACGACCGCTTGACGTTTTTCTTATGCCGTTCCATGACGAGATAGATATATCCGTTTTTATAAAGCACGTTGCAGGGGGCTTGATGCCAGTTTTCACCCTGTGTAAAAAATTCGGGCTTTGTCCAAGTCAAACCGCCGTCGTCGGAGCGGATGACCGACAAGTCCTCGGCGTGACCGACGATATAAAGCGTATCGCCGTCCAAAAACGGGCGGGCATGCAGCAGCGGATAGTTGGCGGTGTGTGTCCAGGTCTTGCCGCCGTCGTCGGAGATGTAAACACGGCCCTGCCAGGAGAAGGTCGAACCGTCTTTTCTTTTACCTTCATATTTGACGCCCGGGACGATGTCCATACCAGCGCCCGAGATGTCCATGGTGATCACGATCCGGCCGCTTTTCATGACGCAGATACCGGGGCTG
Encoded here:
- a CDS encoding LysM peptidoglycan-binding domain-containing protein, whose translation is MVIYVVKPGDSIYSISQIYGVSSAAIIQANGLTNPDRLVIGQALVIPLPSTYTVKSGDSLYSISRMFGITLTALQQANPQITNPARINIGQVINIPPQPKLGTIDVNGYAFPNINMELLQSVLPDLTYLSIFNYEVKPDGSLSTINDTPLIQAARAGGVAPMMVITNIEEGGGFSSELGSTILNNQAVQDTLLNNVVQTLQSKNYYGLDIDFEFIYPSDREAYNAFLRKTAALLKPMGYTLTTAVAPKVSASQPGLLYEAHDYPVHGEVADHVIIMTYEWGYTYGPARAVAPLDQVRRVIQYAVTAIPSQKILMGIPNYGYDWTLPFVQGSAARTLSNVEAVEQAARVGANIEFDITAQSPYYYYYSGGKRHAVWFEDARSIRAKLLLVNQYNLGGISYWT
- a CDS encoding sialidase family protein: MKNEHCITPLADDYVAVCKSPSPKDVYLYSPGICVMKSGRIVITMDISGAGMDIVPGVKYEGKRKDGSTFSWQGRVYISDDGGKTWTHTANYPLLHARPFLDGDTLYIVGHAEDLSVIRSDDGGLTWTKPEFFTQGENWHQAPCNVLYKNGYIYLVMERHKKNVKRSWVSTLSPFLMRGKLGTDLTKKENWTFASEIVFKDFVDSDKIEYFGIPFLLTEKEESTELAPHRYTAPLGWLESNVVQFTDPRHPLYDPTGHTFHIWARANTERTNIAAMLKVVENPDGTMTSMLETAPSGKTMVFVPCPGGQMKFHILYDDVTELYWLLSTQSTDSMVKLEDMEDDRYGLPDNERQRLTLHFSKNCIDWCFAGLVAAGKTQRQARHYASMAIDGEDLCILSRSGDEEAATAHNGNVITFHRVKNFRGLVY
- a CDS encoding thymidylate synthase — translated: MKEIFVTGESLPIAYHKALVALAEQGDILTCNDWGQMQKEVSMTYVVENPLAEPMISRLYIGGFYELQQYVMEILDGILDFKIGDGKCWEYTYHDRYYRQLPFIIGELKRNPDSRRAVMNIRDFEIDSNNNDPACLQSIQYLIRDGKLHCKIMMRSNDAAQANFMNAFAFIQLQKKVADELSIPIGSYTHRANSFHCYERNFKLLEQYVDGIKNKPLDEITYEYEGFYKDMMAESIPAINAAVGKLRAEMDAREKK